In one window of Pseudobdellovibrionaceae bacterium DNA:
- a CDS encoding STAS domain-containing protein — protein sequence MDAKIEEFGDIIVVRLGGFMDFESADAFRANCVRHFSGKKVIFNLTGLSFIGSSGITPFVEGLADLTKNNKEGLRFCGVGAEFRRVFRANSVIRQMEFFENEYVAHLSLQRPPQPPVAVATELPKHSFESSSGVVEPAPAFPVVNGQSSTEK from the coding sequence ATGGATGCCAAAATAGAAGAGTTTGGTGATATTATTGTTGTGCGATTAGGTGGCTTCATGGATTTTGAAAGTGCTGATGCCTTTCGAGCCAACTGTGTTCGTCACTTTTCAGGAAAAAAGGTCATTTTTAATTTAACGGGTCTCTCTTTCATAGGATCCAGCGGGATAACACCCTTTGTGGAAGGGTTGGCTGATCTTACAAAGAACAACAAAGAAGGATTGCGATTTTGCGGTGTGGGAGCTGAGTTTCGTCGCGTATTTCGCGCCAATAGTGTGATCCGGCAGATGGAGTTTTTTGAAAATGAATACGTGGCGCATCTTTCTTTGCAGCGCCCACCCCAGCCTCCTGTGGCTGTTGCGACGGAACTACCTAAGCACAGTTTTGAGTCCTCTTCGGGCGTTGTTGAGCCTGCGCCCGCATTTCCCGTAGTCAACGGGCAAAGCAGCACAGAAAAATAG